One Lachnospiraceae bacterium C1.1 genomic region harbors:
- a CDS encoding O-antigen ligase family protein, translating to MDKLKKNSGWLYTALYIWLIFSSFIKQDFYEMTGKYATLITFLLLALLAFINIDLKKAEKSEKLEILLFFITAVVTAANLLIIKSGKGAFFVPVDMALMLLLLPKLEMTDLMRRVTAGSASLLMIWWYAYIHWEYGFNMAGLLYIIIFMTGEIFAEYMKNDYDLEYMGYVQTGLFFTTLLLTICYHARSAAVCVIIYALIWKLLPFLSERKLLYRFLIAAATVGSIIFTVFYMLLGKLGINVTILYKDILSGRQDIWAELWEAFFKSPLTGIGSSYELKSFFIFEVHNGLFDILTVHGVVVFALVLFLLVRRLNETADTPFSYRPDCRLAIAGVFTLLFASFFENGFIVPPYNIVFMTLLLLGRE from the coding sequence TTGGATAAATTAAAAAAGAACAGTGGATGGCTATATACGGCGCTTTATATATGGCTGATATTCTCGTCGTTTATAAAGCAGGACTTTTATGAAATGACGGGCAAATACGCAACGCTGATAACTTTTCTTCTGCTTGCACTGCTCGCCTTTATAAATATTGATCTGAAGAAGGCTGAAAAGTCTGAGAAATTGGAAATCCTTTTGTTTTTCATTACGGCAGTCGTAACGGCAGCGAATCTTCTGATCATAAAATCCGGAAAAGGAGCGTTTTTTGTGCCGGTAGATATGGCACTTATGCTCTTGCTGCTGCCAAAGCTTGAAATGACTGATCTCATGAGAAGAGTTACGGCAGGATCGGCATCTCTTTTGATGATATGGTGGTATGCTTATATTCATTGGGAATACGGCTTCAATATGGCAGGCCTTCTCTATATCATAATCTTCATGACAGGAGAGATCTTTGCCGAATATATGAAAAATGACTATGATCTTGAATATATGGGCTATGTCCAGACAGGGCTTTTTTTCACAACCCTTCTTCTGACCATATGCTATCATGCACGCTCGGCAGCGGTATGTGTTATAATATACGCACTTATATGGAAATTACTGCCTTTTTTATCTGAGAGAAAGCTTTTATACAGGTTTTTAATAGCTGCCGCGACCGTTGGAAGCATTATTTTTACAGTATTTTATATGCTTTTAGGAAAGCTTGGAATAAATGTCACGATCCTTTATAAGGATATACTTTCCGGTCGGCAGGATATATGGGCAGAGCTCTGGGAAGCTTTTTTCAAAAGCCCGCTCACAGGTATCGGTTCATCTTATGAGCTTAAGAGTTTTTTCATTTTTGAAGTTCACAATGGACTTTTTGATATTCTGACGGTACATGGAGTGGTAGTTTTCGCCCTTGTACTTTTTCTTCTGGTCAGGAGGCTTAATGAAACGGCAGATACTCCTTTTAGTTACAGACCTGACTGCAGACTGGCTATAGCAGGAGTATTTACACTGCTTTTTGCATCATTTTTTGAGAACGGTTTTATAGTACCGCCGTATAATATTGTATTTATGACTCTTTTGTTACTGGGAAGAGAGTAA
- a CDS encoding glycosyltransferase family 2 protein has translation MNFQQNGDKEKMQAKISLISIIYNVAPYLDDCIKSLVRQTYENLEIILVVGEKGDGKDDNCLEIAESYAVKDDRIKIVRCQAMGTGDARNKGLEAASGDYIAFVDGDDYVEEKFIEKLYENLNFHAADIAVCGKYSEYPGRTVADERHAVRDLSGEAACRMILEKNGFFFHCWDKLFKAELFKGLEFPTIGQLEDRYTVGKILTIAESVVYDTTPLYHYRVREDSISKTAVDSEMNTKADEIFCDMVIKRYPSLKGLCEEFLIYDHITCIQNMLLEGIYSKEKAESHRDYVKVHAGEVLKKDGLDRNTRIKIYLTIYCPGLLRLVTRKKSQS, from the coding sequence ATGAATTTTCAGCAGAATGGGGATAAGGAAAAGATGCAGGCAAAAATATCTTTAATATCCATAATTTATAATGTGGCACCCTATCTTGACGACTGCATAAAAAGTCTTGTGAGACAGACCTATGAAAATCTGGAGATAATCCTCGTGGTCGGAGAAAAAGGTGACGGAAAAGATGATAACTGTCTTGAGATAGCTGAAAGCTATGCTGTGAAGGACGATAGAATAAAGATAGTAAGATGTCAGGCTATGGGTACAGGTGATGCCAGAAACAAGGGCCTGGAGGCTGCAAGCGGTGATTATATAGCCTTTGTTGACGGTGACGATTATGTAGAGGAAAAATTTATTGAAAAGCTCTACGAGAATCTGAATTTCCATGCGGCAGACATAGCAGTATGCGGAAAATACAGTGAATATCCGGGAAGAACCGTGGCAGATGAGCGTCATGCGGTGAGGGATTTAAGCGGTGAAGCGGCCTGCAGGATGATTCTTGAAAAAAACGGATTCTTTTTTCATTGCTGGGACAAGCTTTTTAAGGCTGAGTTATTTAAAGGACTGGAATTTCCAACTATCGGTCAGTTAGAGGATCGTTATACAGTAGGAAAGATACTGACAATTGCTGAATCGGTGGTCTATGATACGACGCCCCTTTATCATTACAGAGTGAGAGAGGACAGTATATCCAAAACAGCTGTTGACTCTGAGATGAATACGAAGGCAGATGAAATTTTTTGCGATATGGTGATCAAACGCTATCCTTCATTAAAGGGATTGTGTGAGGAATTTTTAATATATGACCATATAACCTGCATTCAGAACATGTTGCTCGAAGGGATTTACAGCAAAGAAAAGGCGGAGTCTCACAGGGATTATGTTAAAGTTCATGCAGGAGAAGTATTAAAAAAGGACGGACTTGACCGTAATACGAGGATAAAGATATATTTAACCATTTACTGTCCGGGACTTTTAAGGCT